The following proteins come from a genomic window of Leguminivora glycinivorella isolate SPB_JAAS2020 chromosome 6, LegGlyc_1.1, whole genome shotgun sequence:
- the LOC125227215 gene encoding 39S ribosomal protein L3, mitochondrial — protein MANSNLKLLCSTLSKLKISNVAQRQHSYYQPPRYRPPYWFAPKERVMSEDMLTQENKQFLEEIRQDKLQAQAALESPLLNNEFVPTAPWDPYTRRAGLIARKIGNYPVWTKDGKKLQTTLLQVVDNHVIRYIPPEDFTPMVTKKPVWKEKRRLGSLLIGSETIDPTTVTKDYCSKFDSVGMLPKRHLCRFLVSPHAALPTGTPLTATHFRVGDYVDVRAKTIDRGFQGVMKRWGFKGMPASHGVTKTHRRPGNIGAGGEKARVWPGTKMPGHMGNSWRILRGVKILRINTKHNVLWMLGVGIPGETGAMCYVFDTVLPLRKHKTPPPFPTSLPTDDLPLEYYDESIHPFDEPTITFEED, from the exons ATGGCAAATTCCAATCTTAAACTTCTGTGTAGTACCCTGAGCAAACTAAA AATAAGCAATGTTGCCCAACGGCAACATTCTTACTACCAACCTCCGAGATACCGCCCTCCATACTGGTTCGCTCCTAAGGAAAGAGTG ATGAGTGAAGATATGCTTACCCAAGAAAATAAACAGTTCCTTGAAGAAATTCGTCAGGATAAACTACAAGCTCAAGCAGCTTTAGAGTCGCCCTTGTTGAACAATGAATTTGTGCCTACTGCGCCTTGGGACCCATACACTAGGCGTGCAGGACTCATTGCTCGCAAAATTGGCAACTACCCAGTTTGGACAAAGGATGGAAAGAAACTTCAAACAACTCTTTTACAG GTTGTGGACAACCATGTGATCAGATATATACCACCAGAAGATTTCACTCCCATGGTAACAAAAAAACCAGTTTGGAAAGAAAAACGAAGACTAGGTAGTCTACTGATCGGTTCAGAGACCATAGACCCCACAACAGTCACAAAAGATTACTGTAGCAAGTTTGACAGCGTTGGCATGCTGCCAAAGCGACACCTGTGCAGGTTCCTGGTCTCTCCACACGCTGCCCTTCCGACTGGAACCCCGTTGACGGCAACCCATTTCAGAGTTGGGGATTATGTGGATGTTAGAGCTAAAAC TATTGACAGAGGTTTCCAAGGTGTTATGAAGAGGTGGGGATTTAAAGGAATGCCTGCATCTCATGGAGTCACGAAGACCCACAGAAGGCCTGGAAACATAGGTGCTGGTGGAGAGAAGGCAAGAGTATGGCCAGGTACCAAGATGCCGGGACATATGGGCAAcag TTGGAGAATTCTACGAGGCGTAAAGATCCTTCGCATCAACACGAAACACAACGTTCTCTGGATGTTGGGCGTGGGCATCCCCGGCGAGACGGGCGCCATGTGCTACGTGTTCGACACGGTGCTCCCGCTGCGGAAACACAAGACCCCGCCGCCGTTCCCCACAAGCCTGCCCACCGACGATCTACCGCTGGAATACTACGATGAATCGATCCATCCGTTTGACGAGCCCACTATTACGTTTGAAGAAGACTAG
- the LOC125226908 gene encoding protein O-glucosyltransferase 2-like isoform X1, which produces MEFNIYVIIFCLLSQVSTQNEINIYGPGLNPKEIVMPARYFFVNFTFITEQSYASSLPNDLAVEIKGSSKKHRDCRVWVNKLDRKDGTFIIRYKVYETCQDMSISVYYKSKHITGSPYYYEGPIQPDQCDCPEQDINVWLEQYGCPESFSKINQDLKPFNNVDMEVKVPKIVEKYHKPDTTSFCHYVIKNNKIYRDCYGKHVGFNMFSDNILLSLSRKVRLPDMELVINLGDWPLIRKNTELLPVFSWCGSDDTMDIVMPTYDLTESTLENMGRVTLDILSVQGNIEKPWEAREPLAFWRGRDSRAERLKLVDIARANPDLFNVSLTNFFFFLDKQEQYGPKSPHISFFKFFDYKYQINIDGTVASYRLPYLLAGGGTVLKQASPYYEHFYSQLVPWEHFVPVSRDLSDLAQRVRWARAHDDEAVEIARNGRKFVNEHLLPQHIFCYHAVLFQEWSKRITNKVNVRKGMTEVPQPTFDCHCEPKEKKKREDL; this is translated from the exons ATGGAATTCAATATTTACGTTATTATATTTTGTCTCTTATCTCAAGTCTCCACACAAAATGAAATTAACATTTATGGGCCAGGGCTGAATCCCAAAGAAATCGTGATGCCGGCTAGATACTTTTTTGTTAATTTCACATTTATTACAGAACAATC gtatgcCTCAAGTTTACCAAATGACTTAGCTGTAGAAATAAAAGGGAGCTCTAAGAAACACAGAGATTGCCGTGTTTGGGTAAATAAATTGGACAGAAAAGATGGAACATTCATTATTAGGTACAAAGTATATGAGACTTGCCAAGATATGTCAATAAGTgtatattataaaagtaaacATATCACTGGATCCCCTTACTATTATGAAG gTCCTATTCAACCAGATCAGTGTGACTGCCCTGAACAAGACATTAATGTATGGCTAGAGCAATATGGTTGCCCTGAATCCTTCAGTAAAATCAATCAAGATCTAAAACCCTTTAATAATGTTGATATGGAAGTAAAAGTACCAAAGATTGTAGAAAAATACCACAAACCGGATACTACAAGTTTTTGCCACTatgtcattaaaaataataagattTATAGGGACTGCTATGGAAAGCATGTGGGCTTCAACATGTTTTCAGATAACATTCTCTTGTCATTATCAAGGAAAGTCAGGTTGCCCGACATGGAGTTGGTAATTAACCTGGGAGACTGGCCTTTGATTCGTAAGAACACTGAACTGTTGCCAGTTTTCTCATGGTGTGGCAGTGATGATACAATGGATATTGTAATGCCAACATATGACTTGACTGAATCTACCTTAGAGAATATGGGAAG GGTAACCCTCGACATTCTATCAGTGCAAGGCAACATCGAGAAGCCGTGGGAGGCCCGCGAGCCCCTCGCGTTCTGGCGCGGCCGCGATTCGCGCGCTGAGCGCCTGAAACTCGTCGACATCGCTCGCGCCAACCCGGACCTTTTCAACGTGTCTCTTACgaactttttctttttcttggaCAAACAAGAACAATATGGACCAAAGTCGCCGCATATTTCCTTTTTTAAGTTCTTTGAT TACAAATACCAAATCAACATTGACGGCACCGTAGCATCATACCGACTGCCGTACCTGCTCGCGGGCGGCGGCACGGTGCTGAAGCAAGCATCACCATACTACGAGCACTTCTATAGCCAGCTGGTTCCGTGGGAGCACTTCGTGCCGGTGTCACGTGACCTGTCGGACTTGGCGCAGCGCGTGCGGTGGGCGCGCGCGCACGACGACGAAGCGGTGGAGATAGCGAGGAATGGGAGGAAGTTTGTTAACGAGCATCTGCTTCCTCAACATATATTTTGCTATCATGCGGTGCTGTTCCAG GAATGGAGCAAGAGGATAACGAATAAAGTGAATGTGCGTAAAGGAATGACGGAAGTGCCTCAACCGACGTTTGACTGTCATTGCGAaccaaaagaaaaaaagaaacgTGAAGATCTTTGA
- the LOC125226908 gene encoding protein O-glucosyltransferase 2-like isoform X2 translates to MSISVYYKSKHITGSPYYYEGPIQPDQCDCPEQDINVWLEQYGCPESFSKINQDLKPFNNVDMEVKVPKIVEKYHKPDTTSFCHYVIKNNKIYRDCYGKHVGFNMFSDNILLSLSRKVRLPDMELVINLGDWPLIRKNTELLPVFSWCGSDDTMDIVMPTYDLTESTLENMGRVTLDILSVQGNIEKPWEAREPLAFWRGRDSRAERLKLVDIARANPDLFNVSLTNFFFFLDKQEQYGPKSPHISFFKFFDYKYQINIDGTVASYRLPYLLAGGGTVLKQASPYYEHFYSQLVPWEHFVPVSRDLSDLAQRVRWARAHDDEAVEIARNGRKFVNEHLLPQHIFCYHAVLFQEWSKRITNKVNVRKGMTEVPQPTFDCHCEPKEKKKREDL, encoded by the exons ATGTCAATAAGTgtatattataaaagtaaacATATCACTGGATCCCCTTACTATTATGAAG gTCCTATTCAACCAGATCAGTGTGACTGCCCTGAACAAGACATTAATGTATGGCTAGAGCAATATGGTTGCCCTGAATCCTTCAGTAAAATCAATCAAGATCTAAAACCCTTTAATAATGTTGATATGGAAGTAAAAGTACCAAAGATTGTAGAAAAATACCACAAACCGGATACTACAAGTTTTTGCCACTatgtcattaaaaataataagattTATAGGGACTGCTATGGAAAGCATGTGGGCTTCAACATGTTTTCAGATAACATTCTCTTGTCATTATCAAGGAAAGTCAGGTTGCCCGACATGGAGTTGGTAATTAACCTGGGAGACTGGCCTTTGATTCGTAAGAACACTGAACTGTTGCCAGTTTTCTCATGGTGTGGCAGTGATGATACAATGGATATTGTAATGCCAACATATGACTTGACTGAATCTACCTTAGAGAATATGGGAAG GGTAACCCTCGACATTCTATCAGTGCAAGGCAACATCGAGAAGCCGTGGGAGGCCCGCGAGCCCCTCGCGTTCTGGCGCGGCCGCGATTCGCGCGCTGAGCGCCTGAAACTCGTCGACATCGCTCGCGCCAACCCGGACCTTTTCAACGTGTCTCTTACgaactttttctttttcttggaCAAACAAGAACAATATGGACCAAAGTCGCCGCATATTTCCTTTTTTAAGTTCTTTGAT TACAAATACCAAATCAACATTGACGGCACCGTAGCATCATACCGACTGCCGTACCTGCTCGCGGGCGGCGGCACGGTGCTGAAGCAAGCATCACCATACTACGAGCACTTCTATAGCCAGCTGGTTCCGTGGGAGCACTTCGTGCCGGTGTCACGTGACCTGTCGGACTTGGCGCAGCGCGTGCGGTGGGCGCGCGCGCACGACGACGAAGCGGTGGAGATAGCGAGGAATGGGAGGAAGTTTGTTAACGAGCATCTGCTTCCTCAACATATATTTTGCTATCATGCGGTGCTGTTCCAG GAATGGAGCAAGAGGATAACGAATAAAGTGAATGTGCGTAAAGGAATGACGGAAGTGCCTCAACCGACGTTTGACTGTCATTGCGAaccaaaagaaaaaaagaaacgTGAAGATCTTTGA